In Acaryochloris marina S15, a single genomic region encodes these proteins:
- the psbA gene encoding photosystem II q(b) protein: protein MTTVLQRRESASAWERFCSFITSTNNRLYIGWFGVLMIPTLLTAVTCFVIAFIGAPPVDIDGIREPVAGSLLYGNNIITGAVVPSSNAIGLHLYPIWEAASLDEWLYNGGPYQLIIFHYMIGCICYLGRQWEYSYRLGMRPWICVAYSAPLAATYSVFLIYPLGQGSFSDGMPLGISGTFNFMFVFQAEHNILMHPFHMFGVAGVLGGSLFAAMHGSLVSSTLVRETTEGESANYGYKFGQEEETYNIVAAHGYFGRLIFQYASFSNSRSLHFFLGAWPVVCIWLTAMGISTMAFNLNGFNFNHSIVDSQGNVVNTWADVLNRANLGFEVMHERNAHNFPLDLAAGESAPVALTAPVING from the coding sequence ATGACAACAGTCTTGCAAAGACGCGAAAGCGCCAGCGCATGGGAAAGATTCTGTAGCTTCATCACCAGCACCAACAACCGTTTATACATCGGTTGGTTCGGCGTATTGATGATTCCTACCCTTCTCACCGCTGTAACCTGTTTCGTAATCGCCTTTATTGGCGCCCCTCCCGTCGACATCGATGGAATCCGTGAGCCCGTAGCTGGTTCACTTTTATATGGCAACAACATCATCACTGGTGCCGTTGTTCCTTCCTCTAACGCTATTGGTCTTCACCTGTATCCCATTTGGGAAGCAGCTTCTCTAGACGAGTGGTTGTACAACGGTGGCCCTTACCAGCTAATCATCTTCCATTACATGATTGGTTGTATTTGCTACCTAGGCCGTCAGTGGGAATATAGCTATCGCCTAGGGATGCGTCCTTGGATTTGCGTAGCTTACTCTGCACCTTTGGCTGCTACCTACTCCGTCTTCTTGATCTATCCTTTGGGTCAGGGCAGCTTCTCCGACGGCATGCCTCTAGGCATCAGCGGAACCTTCAACTTCATGTTCGTGTTCCAAGCTGAGCACAACATCTTGATGCACCCCTTCCACATGTTTGGTGTGGCTGGAGTCTTGGGTGGTTCCTTATTCGCCGCCATGCACGGTTCCTTGGTTAGCTCCACCCTAGTTCGTGAGACCACCGAAGGTGAGTCCGCCAACTACGGTTACAAGTTCGGCCAAGAGGAAGAAACTTATAACATCGTTGCAGCCCACGGCTACTTCGGTCGTTTGATCTTCCAATATGCATCCTTCAGCAACAGCCGTTCCTTGCACTTCTTCTTGGGTGCCTGGCCCGTTGTCTGCATCTGGTTGACTGCAATGGGCATCAGCACCATGGCCTTCAACTTGAACGGATTCAACTTCAACCACTCCATCGTTGATTCACAAGGTAACGTTGTGAACACATGGGCTGACGTTCTTAACCGCGCAAACCTAGGTTTCGAAGTTATGCACGAGCGCAATGCTCATAACTTCCCCTTAGACTTGGCTGCTGGTGAGTCTGCTCCTGTTGCTCTTACTGCTCCTGTCATCAACGGTTAA
- a CDS encoding TMEM165/GDT1 family protein, translating to MDWKLLGITFVVVFLAELGDKSQLAAITLSGNCQHPRAIFLGTSSALIFASLLGVLLGEGVGQLLPTQLMKAIAAIGFALLGISFLWSPAEAEAE from the coding sequence ATGGATTGGAAGTTATTAGGGATCACTTTTGTCGTCGTGTTTCTAGCGGAACTGGGCGATAAAAGTCAGTTGGCAGCCATTACTCTCAGCGGAAATTGCCAACATCCTCGGGCCATTTTTTTAGGCACATCCTCGGCACTTATCTTTGCCAGTTTGTTAGGTGTGTTGTTAGGAGAAGGGGTTGGCCAGTTGCTACCCACACAGCTTATGAAAGCAATTGCAGCCATTGGCTTTGCTCTCTTAGGCATCTCGTTTTTATGGTCTCCGGCTGAAGCTGAAGCGGAATAA
- the psb30 gene encoding photosystem II reaction center protein Ycf12/Psb30 encodes MDLLAAINLQVVLQLTMLGAVVIAGPIVVLLVALRSNAT; translated from the coding sequence ATGGACTTACTAGCTGCAATCAATTTACAAGTTGTACTTCAACTAACTATGCTTGGCGCTGTCGTCATTGCAGGCCCAATTGTTGTTCTGTTGGTTGCTCTTCGGAGTAACGCAACCTAG
- a CDS encoding YkgJ family cysteine cluster protein, whose amino-acid sequence MANWCCIEQCGACCHLDPTERPDVQEYLTPEEWKHYLSLVGSDGWCIHFDTDHRKCKIYADRPQFCRVEPKSFQRMYGVDPEDLSDFAIACCRQQIDAIYGDRSLESIRFEREIGF is encoded by the coding sequence ATGGCAAATTGGTGTTGCATCGAGCAATGTGGGGCCTGTTGCCATCTCGATCCAACGGAGCGCCCTGATGTTCAAGAGTATTTAACCCCAGAAGAATGGAAGCATTACTTAAGTTTGGTGGGCTCCGACGGCTGGTGCATTCACTTTGATACAGACCATCGAAAATGCAAAATCTATGCGGATCGACCTCAGTTTTGCCGGGTAGAGCCGAAATCCTTTCAACGCATGTATGGCGTCGATCCTGAGGATTTGAGTGACTTTGCGATCGCATGTTGTCGCCAACAAATCGATGCCATTTACGGTGACCGCAGCTTAGAAAGCATCCGGTTTGAACGTGAGATCGGGTTCTAG
- a CDS encoding alpha/beta fold hydrolase: MVTSLGNQPQSATWEWQGFSIQYQYAGTTGPAVILIHGFGASSGHWRKNIAELAQDHRVYAVDLIGFGQSSKPTPGTLTPGQSIAYEFETWGQQIADFGQEVVGKAACLVGNSIGSIVALQAAVLAPHLATSVVMLDCSLRLLHDRKRAGLPWYRKFSAPLFQSVLSVKPIGHFFFHRLARPKTVRQILEQAYGRTEAVTDELVDMLIQPASEPGAADVFLAFINYSQGPLPEDLLAEIACPVLCVWGADDPWEPVELARELTQFRMVEDFIVLDGIGHCPQDEDPHQVNQIVSNWIATQLEKS; the protein is encoded by the coding sequence ATGGTCACTTCGCTAGGGAATCAACCTCAATCGGCCACCTGGGAATGGCAAGGTTTTTCGATTCAGTACCAATATGCAGGGACAACCGGTCCTGCAGTCATTCTGATTCATGGGTTTGGCGCTTCTAGTGGTCATTGGCGCAAGAATATTGCTGAATTGGCTCAGGACCATCGCGTTTATGCTGTCGATCTAATTGGCTTTGGGCAATCGTCAAAGCCAACACCGGGCACTCTCACACCTGGGCAAAGTATTGCCTATGAATTTGAGACTTGGGGGCAACAAATTGCTGATTTTGGCCAGGAGGTTGTGGGTAAAGCCGCATGTCTAGTCGGTAATTCGATTGGCAGTATTGTGGCATTGCAAGCAGCAGTATTAGCGCCTCATCTCGCGACCAGTGTGGTGATGCTGGATTGCTCGTTACGGTTACTGCACGATCGCAAACGGGCAGGTTTGCCCTGGTACAGAAAGTTCTCAGCGCCTTTGTTTCAATCCGTGCTTTCTGTGAAACCAATTGGTCATTTCTTTTTTCATCGGTTGGCTCGTCCGAAGACGGTTCGCCAGATTTTAGAGCAAGCCTATGGTAGAACAGAGGCGGTGACGGATGAACTCGTGGATATGTTGATTCAGCCTGCTTCCGAACCAGGGGCTGCAGATGTTTTTCTGGCTTTTATTAACTATTCCCAAGGACCGCTACCCGAAGATTTGTTGGCTGAAATTGCTTGCCCCGTGTTGTGTGTCTGGGGAGCTGATGATCCTTGGGAACCCGTAGAACTGGCACGCGAGTTGACCCAGTTCCGGATGGTTGAAGATTTTATTGTGTTGGATGGGATTGGTCACTGTCCTCAAGACGAAGATCCGCATCAGGTCAACCAGATTGTTAGTAACTGGATTGCGACACAACTGGAAAAAAGTTAG
- a CDS encoding IS1634 family transposase, which translates to MYSPQEIDVQDIDHLGIIAGIVDEIGIVEIVDRLLGTHEQENVSCGQVVKALILNGMGFLSAPLYLFSEFFESKATEHLLGQGVLPEHLNDTRIGRVLDKLYAYGVTQIFIHVAMAVVQKFDVALRCAHLDATSLSVEGQYLDKPQVEASDESPSAPESPSPALAESEEPIPVKITYGYSRDNRRDLKQFVLNLLVSGDGGIPLFLQVGNGNDADKSTFVPIIHEFKQQWSQQQPEVIVADSALYSADNLQALGSTSWISRVPASSTAAQDLLQGLPGSQFHPSALNGYSFVEVCSTYGEIQQRWLVVESKARRDSGLKQVQKRIDQAFSQKTTALKTLCKQTFLCPADALAAAQDFGKILRYHTLDDLKIHKKPHYSKAGRPTKATVVTHYTYSIEATLTLNEPVIERYRRQAGRFILATNLLEQEQWSNDDILREYKNQQACEGGFRFIKDPLFFASSVFLKTPRRIAALAMIMALCLMVYSLGQRQLRNALEQVQTTLPNQKGKQTMKPTLRWILQCFQAVHLVWLDGAKHLIKLNSRQQLILPFLGKGCKKYYLLC; encoded by the coding sequence ATGTATTCACCTCAAGAGATAGACGTTCAGGATATTGACCATCTCGGTATTATTGCCGGTATCGTCGATGAGATCGGCATTGTCGAAATAGTGGATCGATTATTAGGTACTCACGAGCAAGAGAATGTTAGTTGTGGTCAAGTTGTCAAAGCCCTGATTCTAAATGGTATGGGCTTTTTGAGTGCTCCATTGTACTTATTTAGTGAGTTTTTCGAAAGCAAAGCAACCGAGCACTTACTCGGTCAAGGTGTACTGCCAGAGCACCTCAACGATACCCGTATCGGTCGAGTCCTCGACAAGCTCTATGCCTATGGTGTGACCCAGATATTTATCCATGTGGCAATGGCAGTCGTTCAGAAATTCGATGTAGCTCTAAGGTGTGCGCATCTAGATGCGACAAGCCTTAGTGTTGAGGGGCAATACTTAGATAAACCACAGGTTGAGGCGTCAGACGAATCCCCCTCTGCACCTGAGTCCCCCTCCCCTGCACTGGCTGAATCAGAGGAGCCGATACCCGTGAAAATCACCTACGGCTACTCACGGGACAATCGTCGTGATCTCAAGCAGTTTGTATTGAACCTACTGGTGAGTGGGGACGGGGGTATTCCTTTATTTTTACAAGTGGGCAACGGTAATGATGCGGACAAAAGTACGTTTGTGCCTATCATCCATGAATTTAAGCAACAGTGGAGTCAGCAACAGCCAGAGGTGATTGTTGCTGATAGTGCCCTCTACAGTGCCGACAATCTGCAAGCATTAGGAAGTACATCTTGGATTAGCCGAGTTCCAGCAAGTTCAACGGCAGCCCAAGACTTATTACAAGGGCTGCCGGGTTCACAGTTTCACCCCAGTGCTCTCAACGGCTATAGCTTTGTCGAAGTATGTAGTACCTATGGAGAGATTCAACAACGGTGGCTGGTGGTTGAAAGTAAAGCTCGCAGAGACTCTGGACTCAAACAAGTGCAAAAGCGGATTGATCAGGCGTTTAGCCAAAAAACTACTGCACTTAAAACCCTCTGCAAACAGACCTTCTTGTGCCCTGCAGATGCTTTAGCTGCAGCCCAAGATTTTGGCAAAATCCTCAGGTATCACACCCTTGACGATCTCAAAATCCACAAAAAACCTCATTATTCAAAGGCTGGACGACCGACAAAAGCAACGGTTGTGACTCACTACACCTATTCTATTGAGGCTACCTTAACCCTCAATGAGCCAGTCATCGAACGCTATCGGCGGCAAGCAGGTCGTTTCATCTTAGCCACCAATCTCTTGGAACAAGAGCAATGGAGCAATGATGATATTCTGCGCGAGTATAAGAACCAGCAGGCGTGTGAAGGAGGCTTTCGCTTTATCAAAGATCCACTCTTCTTTGCCTCTAGTGTTTTCCTGAAGACACCTCGGCGTATCGCTGCCTTAGCCATGATCATGGCCTTGTGTTTGATGGTCTACAGCTTAGGACAACGACAGTTAAGAAATGCACTAGAACAAGTACAAACAACTCTCCCTAATCAGAAGGGGAAACAAACTATGAAACCTACGTTACGTTGGATTCTCCAATGCTTTCAGGCCGTCCATTTAGTTTGGCTTGATGGTGCCAAGCATCTCATCAAGCTCAACAGCAGGCAGCAACTTATCTTGCCGTTCCTTGGGAAGGGCTGTAAAAAATATTATCTGCTCTGCTAG
- the recJ gene encoding single-stranded-DNA-specific exonuclease RecJ translates to MPKPSFPQQRWQIADPEQTLVDRIAIATRLSPLLAAVLANQGIESVEAAQQFLAPESQSLPSPLEAFPDLASSLTLLQDAIASRHKIAICGDYDADGMTSTALLLRVLRALEAEVDYAIPSRMQEGYGINQRIVEEFAADGVKLVLTVDNGIAAYDPIARARELGLTVIITDHHDLPPQLPPANAILNPKLVPEDSPYRGLAGVGVAYVLATLLAQEQGNATLITPLLELFTLGTIADLAPLVGVNRRWLQRGLALLPHSRLAGVQSLMQVSGCVSADQALKPDAIGFRLGPRINAVGRIADPQTVIELLTTDDPDVAFSRAMQCEQTNQHRRQLCADIEIEAIELVETLVCQGKAPWQPEGEWVIVLVHPGWHHGVIGIVASRLVERYGLPVFIATYEEEDHTHIRGSARGIPEFDVFAALQACHESLGRYGGHRAAGGFSLATDQLDEMRSHLRNYAHQTLQTDQLKPLVTVDAQARFSQLNWDLYEQINQLHPCGIGNPEPIFWTANVEVVEQRPVGKDKTHLKLTLSQSESDDEQTQLIKGMAWRWGTYHPLPQRLDIAYRLRENTWNQQTNLELEILGIRLPVEAQPNPQKNTPIVVAQADKGAPVVRQQVALHCPEPTVSSALLQAIKWSSLGDWPQVLKGIDGHILMYGYQRPYVSTTTLPGTVEYDRPSRPCDCLILWSLPPSWTHLRWLLSLARPQQIYIRNHSPAILPAEELKAKLKFEIAKNGDEPLNLLNLGQQWWVAPSTIVSAFREIGYPCSDFPETGLLEQELKRLQRWYHCSANRLAKLP, encoded by the coding sequence GTGCCGAAACCATCCTTTCCGCAGCAACGCTGGCAAATTGCTGATCCAGAACAAACTCTAGTAGACAGGATTGCGATCGCAACCCGATTATCGCCTCTTTTGGCTGCAGTATTAGCCAACCAAGGGATAGAGTCTGTCGAAGCCGCTCAACAGTTTTTGGCACCAGAGTCACAGAGCTTACCCTCTCCTCTTGAAGCATTCCCGGATTTGGCCTCTAGCTTAACGTTGTTACAGGATGCGATCGCATCTCGACACAAAATTGCCATCTGTGGTGACTACGATGCAGACGGCATGACCAGCACTGCTTTATTGCTGCGCGTCCTGCGAGCTTTAGAGGCGGAAGTGGACTATGCGATACCCAGCCGGATGCAGGAAGGCTATGGCATTAACCAACGCATCGTCGAAGAATTCGCAGCAGATGGCGTGAAGCTGGTGTTAACCGTAGACAACGGTATTGCCGCCTATGACCCCATTGCTAGAGCCCGAGAGCTGGGATTGACTGTGATCATCACAGATCACCATGATCTGCCCCCTCAACTGCCCCCTGCCAATGCCATTCTTAATCCCAAGTTAGTACCAGAAGACTCCCCTTATCGAGGGTTAGCAGGGGTAGGAGTTGCTTATGTCTTAGCCACCTTACTTGCGCAAGAGCAAGGCAATGCCACCCTGATTACCCCACTGCTAGAGCTTTTTACCCTAGGCACCATTGCTGATTTAGCACCATTAGTGGGGGTCAACCGCCGCTGGCTCCAGCGAGGCTTAGCCCTCTTGCCTCACTCTCGGTTAGCCGGGGTGCAGTCTTTGATGCAAGTATCTGGCTGTGTATCTGCAGATCAAGCCCTTAAACCCGATGCCATTGGGTTTCGGCTCGGCCCCCGCATCAATGCCGTGGGCCGGATTGCCGATCCACAAACGGTTATTGAGTTACTAACAACAGATGATCCAGATGTAGCGTTTTCCCGAGCCATGCAGTGTGAGCAGACCAACCAGCATCGACGTCAGCTCTGTGCAGACATTGAGATAGAGGCCATCGAATTAGTTGAGACCCTAGTCTGCCAGGGGAAAGCGCCGTGGCAACCAGAAGGCGAGTGGGTGATTGTGCTGGTTCATCCCGGTTGGCATCATGGCGTGATTGGGATTGTGGCGTCCCGGTTAGTAGAACGCTATGGATTGCCCGTGTTTATTGCTACCTATGAAGAGGAAGACCATACCCATATCCGTGGGTCAGCTCGGGGGATTCCTGAATTTGATGTGTTTGCGGCACTACAGGCTTGTCATGAGTCTCTAGGACGTTATGGAGGGCACCGGGCAGCAGGAGGCTTTTCCTTAGCAACAGACCAGTTGGATGAGATGCGATCGCACCTTCGTAACTACGCCCACCAAACCTTACAGACTGATCAGCTCAAGCCCCTAGTGACAGTCGATGCCCAAGCCCGTTTCTCTCAGCTTAATTGGGACCTATACGAGCAAATCAACCAACTACATCCCTGCGGCATTGGCAATCCTGAACCCATTTTTTGGACTGCAAATGTTGAGGTGGTGGAGCAGCGGCCTGTCGGCAAAGACAAAACCCATCTCAAGCTCACCCTCTCCCAATCTGAGTCAGACGACGAGCAGACCCAATTAATCAAAGGTATGGCATGGCGGTGGGGCACCTATCATCCTTTACCCCAGCGCCTCGACATTGCCTATCGCCTAAGAGAAAACACTTGGAACCAGCAAACCAATCTGGAGCTGGAGATTTTAGGTATTCGGCTACCCGTTGAAGCCCAACCCAACCCACAGAAAAATACTCCCATTGTGGTGGCCCAAGCAGATAAAGGGGCACCCGTCGTCCGACAACAAGTAGCCTTACACTGTCCTGAACCAACCGTGTCTTCTGCACTACTACAAGCCATAAAGTGGTCAAGCTTGGGAGACTGGCCCCAAGTCCTCAAAGGCATTGACGGGCATATATTGATGTACGGCTACCAGCGTCCCTACGTATCGACAACAACCCTGCCTGGAACCGTAGAATATGATCGGCCTAGCCGTCCCTGTGACTGCCTGATTCTATGGTCTTTACCGCCCTCTTGGACCCATTTACGCTGGTTACTATCCTTGGCAAGGCCTCAGCAGATTTATATCCGCAACCATAGTCCAGCGATTTTGCCAGCCGAGGAATTGAAGGCAAAACTAAAGTTTGAAATAGCAAAAAACGGTGACGAACCTCTCAACTTACTGAACTTAGGACAGCAATGGTGGGTTGCACCGAGTACAATTGTTTCTGCTTTTAGAGAAATAGGTTACCCCTGCTCTGATTTCCCGGAGACGGGATTATTAGAGCAGGAGTTAAAACGCTTGCAGCGTTGGTATCATTGTTCAGCCAACAGATTGGCAAAGTTACCCTAG
- a CDS encoding PipX family protein, which translates to MSSYSDHLENVSQEHSQNVFPTDTSSVVGETYLSHPVFGLLVNLCVIDAQSALFASLYAKRLFFLVTSSNLSLEIDSISRDDARVALEKRLAVLRKSGFNQDYEQLKGVYKSTFSR; encoded by the coding sequence ATGTCTAGCTATTCGGACCATTTGGAAAATGTGAGTCAAGAGCATTCCCAAAATGTATTTCCTACTGACACAAGCTCTGTTGTTGGTGAAACTTATTTATCTCATCCAGTGTTTGGCCTACTGGTGAATTTATGCGTTATTGATGCGCAAAGTGCACTATTTGCAAGTTTGTATGCCAAAAGACTTTTTTTTCTCGTGACTTCGTCTAATTTGAGTTTAGAAATCGATAGTATCAGCCGAGATGATGCAAGAGTTGCTCTAGAAAAACGATTAGCAGTTTTGCGTAAATCTGGTTTTAATCAAGATTATGAGCAGCTTAAAGGAGTCTACAAAAGTACCTTTAGCCGTTAA
- a CDS encoding DUF6155 family protein has translation MAPSKTNLTTLKQHLKQASKEELTDEISELFKTFKSVKEYYQLKLSPETEQYVGENYKQTIEHEFFPARGFGKARLSVARKAVNDYKKVCRDPAALVDMMLFYVEQGVKFTDAYGDIDEPFYNSMESMFESATKAIAKYGLQGVAERRCRTIVQDTSQTGWGFHDALREIYQATFSK, from the coding sequence ATGGCACCCTCAAAAACCAATCTCACCACACTCAAACAACATCTCAAGCAAGCCTCAAAAGAGGAACTCACCGATGAGATTAGTGAGCTGTTTAAAACGTTTAAGTCCGTCAAAGAATATTATCAACTCAAACTCAGCCCCGAAACTGAGCAGTATGTAGGGGAAAACTACAAACAAACCATCGAGCATGAATTTTTCCCGGCGCGGGGCTTTGGCAAAGCCCGACTGTCAGTGGCCCGCAAAGCGGTGAATGACTACAAGAAAGTCTGCCGTGATCCCGCTGCTTTAGTGGACATGATGCTGTTCTACGTGGAACAGGGGGTTAAGTTTACCGATGCCTATGGCGATATTGATGAGCCCTTTTATAACAGCATGGAGAGCATGTTTGAGTCAGCCACTAAAGCCATTGCTAAATATGGCTTACAGGGTGTGGCAGAACGGCGATGTCGCACAATTGTGCAAGACACCTCACAAACGGGTTGGGGGTTTCACGATGCGCTTCGTGAGATATATCAAGCAACTTTCAGCAAATAG
- a CDS encoding TMEM165/GDT1 family protein has protein sequence MGLVNCDVKVVAGPFLFRLTVSDINSVPANHQASKPTNTQQPDPSKGFSKEFGLAFVTVFLAELGDKTQLSTLLMTAESQSPWIIFLGAAAALITTSLFGVIIGQWLARRVSAATLNTVTGASLLFIAVLLIWDTVHL, from the coding sequence ATGGGGCTAGTCAACTGCGATGTGAAGGTAGTCGCAGGTCCATTTTTGTTTAGGCTTACCGTGAGTGATATCAATTCAGTCCCTGCTAATCATCAGGCTTCAAAACCAACGAATACTCAACAACCTGACCCCAGCAAAGGGTTCAGCAAGGAATTTGGGCTAGCCTTTGTCACGGTCTTCCTAGCAGAACTAGGAGATAAAACTCAGTTGAGTACGCTATTGATGACTGCAGAGTCTCAATCGCCCTGGATTATTTTTTTGGGTGCTGCTGCTGCCTTGATCACAACTAGCCTATTCGGGGTGATCATTGGCCAGTGGCTCGCTCGTCGGGTGTCAGCAGCGACACTCAATACCGTGACCGGTGCCAGCTTGTTGTTCATTGCGGTCTTGCTGATTTGGGATACGGTACACCTCTAG
- a CDS encoding DUF1830 domain-containing protein, with the protein MLCSYVNQTPFLEIIRISNIQNWYFEKVVFQQQRILFDCQAQAILEVYSSEFSTALLVDKIACEVLQVETTEEYFEQSA; encoded by the coding sequence ATGCTGTGTAGCTATGTCAACCAAACCCCTTTTCTTGAGATCATTCGCATCTCCAATATTCAGAATTGGTATTTTGAAAAGGTGGTTTTTCAGCAGCAGCGAATTCTATTTGATTGTCAGGCTCAAGCAATTTTAGAGGTCTATTCCAGTGAGTTTTCTACAGCCCTGCTGGTCGATAAAATTGCCTGCGAGGTTCTCCAGGTAGAAACGACCGAAGAATACTTTGAGCAGTCGGCATAG